One segment of Pyrococcus sp. ST04 DNA contains the following:
- a CDS encoding ribosomal biogenesis protein — translation MMLITTSHRPTRRTRSFGHDLERVFPNSLYITRGKKTIQELLMEAYDRGYERLLILNVWKGNPLKMTFIKVDPEDWGYLGYLYLHGIKLQREIGFKGLNPIREDMPLIVTTAKRVGWDHIAFAQVFAELTTGKFVPRGDKSLMSIADRYNTDVLAVIERHPRGMSINFYRLDVTKDRPVGPLINVKIWIMEDGRRWDYKEAILGLKVRRRGRRETEESNGENSD, via the coding sequence ATGATGTTAATAACAACTTCCCACAGACCGACTAGGAGGACTAGAAGTTTTGGACACGATTTAGAAAGGGTGTTCCCTAATTCTCTCTACATAACTAGGGGGAAAAAGACAATCCAAGAGCTTCTCATGGAGGCCTATGATAGGGGTTACGAGAGGTTGCTTATACTTAACGTCTGGAAGGGTAACCCTCTGAAAATGACATTCATAAAGGTTGATCCTGAAGATTGGGGCTACCTTGGCTATCTCTACCTTCACGGCATAAAGCTTCAGAGAGAGATTGGATTTAAGGGTCTAAATCCCATTAGGGAGGACATGCCTCTTATTGTAACTACGGCAAAGAGAGTTGGATGGGATCACATAGCGTTTGCACAAGTTTTTGCTGAACTAACCACGGGTAAGTTCGTTCCTAGAGGGGATAAAAGTCTGATGTCAATAGCTGATAGGTATAACACTGATGTTTTGGCAGTAATAGAGAGACATCCGAGAGGAATGTCCATAAACTTTTACAGACTTGATGTCACGAAAGATAGGCCAGTTGGTCCCCTAATTAACGTTAAGATATGGATAATGGAGGACGGCAGAAGATGGGATTATAAGGAGGCTATTTTGGGTCTTAAAGTACGGAGGAGGGGCAGACGTGAAACCGAAGAGAGTAATGGGGAGAATAGTGATTGA
- a CDS encoding DUF63 family protein, protein MLKEFFEKYFINPIKYNTGYNPVNTLVYAIILGVATLVVYKVLKKLKIEIDNAFFRALIPYMVFGAFTRALTDAGVFPRTYITVSPGIYFLVFSIAFPALIICKKFFKDWRGVFLWFGWGLVMVDFAAMGANLNKIHFNLEVLKYFIPFVALAEATVFLMTKKLAIVRENSYLFYVHFYDATTTFVGVDFMGYWEQHVLPRLLIGLTGTAGVMYLLKFIVLYAALWIMKKLEEEGEEKELLNFIKMVIFILGFAPGTRNLLRMLMGA, encoded by the coding sequence ATGCTGAAGGAGTTCTTTGAGAAGTACTTCATCAACCCGATAAAATATAACACGGGATACAACCCTGTAAATACGCTTGTGTATGCGATAATTCTCGGCGTGGCAACTTTAGTAGTTTATAAGGTTCTGAAGAAATTAAAAATAGAGATTGACAATGCGTTTTTTAGAGCTTTAATCCCTTACATGGTTTTTGGGGCTTTTACCAGGGCACTAACTGACGCTGGCGTATTTCCGAGAACATATATAACGGTTTCGCCAGGGATATACTTTTTAGTGTTTTCAATAGCATTTCCAGCCTTGATAATCTGTAAAAAATTCTTCAAAGACTGGCGTGGTGTCTTTCTCTGGTTTGGCTGGGGTCTTGTTATGGTAGATTTCGCCGCCATGGGAGCTAATCTTAATAAGATACACTTTAACTTGGAGGTACTAAAGTATTTCATCCCATTTGTAGCCTTGGCCGAAGCTACCGTTTTTCTTATGACAAAAAAATTAGCAATAGTCCGTGAGAATTCTTACCTATTCTATGTTCACTTCTACGATGCCACGACAACTTTTGTTGGCGTTGATTTCATGGGGTACTGGGAACAGCACGTTTTACCGAGGTTGTTGATTGGATTGACGGGAACTGCTGGTGTAATGTACCTATTAAAATTCATAGTCCTATACGCAGCCCTTTGGATAATGAAAAAGCTTGAGGAGGAGGGAGAGGAAAAAGAACTTTTAAATTTCATAAAGATGGTAATATTCATATTAGGCTTTGCTCCGGGAACTAGAAACCTTCTCAGAATGCTTATGGGGGCATGA
- a CDS encoding DUF1667 domain-containing protein, protein MTKVYRFTCIVCPLSCTIEVEMEGGKIKDIKGYTCPRGKEWAIEEVINPKRVVMSVVPVEGGKLPTVSVKTERPIPKDKIPELMSMLAKIKVKAPVKIGDVIAEFEGVKIIATREA, encoded by the coding sequence ATGACTAAGGTTTATCGTTTTACGTGTATAGTCTGTCCTCTTAGCTGTACAATTGAGGTGGAAATGGAAGGAGGAAAGATTAAAGACATTAAAGGCTATACGTGCCCCAGGGGCAAGGAATGGGCAATTGAAGAGGTTATTAATCCAAAGAGGGTTGTTATGAGCGTTGTTCCGGTGGAAGGAGGAAAGCTTCCAACCGTTAGCGTAAAAACCGAACGTCCAATACCAAAGGATAAGATTCCAGAACTCATGAGTATGTTGGCAAAAATAAAAGTGAAGGCGCCGGTAAAAATTGGAGATGTAATTGCAGAGTTCGAGGGTGTGAAGATAATAGCCACAAGAGAAGCTTAA
- a CDS encoding OB-fold nucleic acid binding domain-containing protein: MAMITKEEIVEKIRRETGMSIEEIEDRIRELMRIHDISEHAAALLLAEELGVITTEETSAMKISDLRPGMTDVNIVGRVLKKYPPREYTKKDGSLGRVASLIIYDDTGRARVVLWDSKVLEYYDKIEVGDVVKVLDAQVRESLSGLPELHVNFRARIVLNPEDPRVEDIPPIEEVRITTYTRKKIKDIEAGDRFVEVRGTIAKVYRVLVYDACPECKKKVDYDPGMGVWICPEHGEVEPIKITILDFGLDDGTGYIRVTLFGDDAEELLGVSPNEISEKIREMESMGMSMKEAARKLAEEDFYKIVGKEIVVRGNVIEDRFLGLILRASSWEEVNYREEIERIKRELEEMGVM, translated from the coding sequence ACTCATGAGGATACATGATATCTCAGAACATGCAGCAGCTCTATTGCTTGCAGAAGAACTTGGAGTTATAACAACAGAGGAAACCAGCGCCATGAAGATCTCCGATTTAAGGCCCGGAATGACAGATGTTAACATCGTAGGGAGAGTTCTCAAGAAATATCCGCCCAGGGAGTATACAAAGAAAGACGGCTCACTCGGCAGGGTGGCCAGCTTGATAATCTATGATGACACAGGAAGAGCGAGGGTTGTGCTTTGGGACTCAAAAGTTCTAGAGTACTATGACAAAATAGAAGTTGGGGACGTTGTGAAGGTTCTCGACGCTCAGGTTAGGGAAAGTCTTTCTGGACTACCAGAGTTGCATGTGAACTTTAGGGCGAGGATCGTTCTCAACCCAGAGGATCCAAGGGTTGAGGATATCCCCCCAATAGAAGAAGTCAGAATAACAACATACACTAGAAAGAAGATAAAGGACATTGAAGCTGGTGACAGGTTTGTTGAAGTTAGGGGTACAATAGCAAAAGTTTACAGAGTCCTCGTTTACGATGCTTGTCCAGAGTGTAAGAAGAAAGTTGACTACGACCCAGGAATGGGTGTGTGGATTTGCCCAGAGCATGGTGAAGTCGAACCGATCAAAATTACAATACTAGATTTTGGCCTCGATGACGGAACTGGCTACATAAGGGTCACGTTATTTGGAGACGACGCCGAGGAACTGCTCGGTGTTAGCCCGAACGAGATCTCGGAAAAGATACGAGAAATGGAAAGCATGGGAATGAGCATGAAAGAAGCTGCCAGGAAACTTGCAGAAGAGGACTTTTACAAGATAGTTGGGAAAGAGATAGTTGTGAGAGGAAACGTCATAGAGGACAGGTTCTTAGGGCTAATACTGAGGGCATCTTCCTGGGAGGAAGTCAATTACAGGGAAGAGATTGAGAGAATAAAGAGAGAACTTGAGGAAATGGGGGTGATGTGA
- a CDS encoding DEAD/DEAH box helicase has product MYLRRDLLQPRVYQEVIYAKCKDRNCLIVLPTGLGKTIIAMMIADYRLRKYGGKVLMLAPTKPLVLQHAETFRKFFALPSDKIVALTGETSPNERAKAWAKAKVIIATPQTIENDILVGRISLEDVVLLIFDEAHRAVGNYAYVYIAKEYRTQAKNPLVIGLTASPGSTPEKIMEVLDNLGIEHIEYRSENSPDVKPYVQGIKFEWIKVELPELYKEVRKLLREMLKDALRPLAEAGLIDSASPDIPKKEVLKAGQIINEEMAKGNHDLRKLLLFHAMALKLHHAIELLETQGLSALRVYLKKLYEEAKSGSTKASKELFADKRMKKAISLLVQAREIGLDHPKLDKLKDLIKDQLKKKPSSKIIVFTNYRETSKKIVEELSREGIKSKRFVGQATKENDKGMSQREQKLVLDEFSRGEFNVLVATSVGEEGLDVPEVDLVVFYEPVPSAIRSIQRRGRTGRHRPGRVVILMAKGTRDEAYYWSSRQKEKVMQETIRKVSQMVKKQRQTSLESFVKKQEEKRTLEAWLEKRSEEKSITEKIEKRGVRIVVDTRELRSEVVKRLKMLGVSLEFKTLDVGDYIVSEDVAIERKSANDFIQSIIDGRLFDQVKRLKDAYSRPIIIIEGQLYGIRNVHPNAIRGAIAAVTVDFGVPVIFSSTPEETAQYIYLIAKREQEEKEKDVRIRSEKKALTLAERQRLIVEGLPHVSATLAKRLLRHFGSVERVFTASVPELMKVEGIGEKIAKEIRKVITAPYIEDE; this is encoded by the coding sequence ATGTATCTACGAAGGGATCTGCTACAGCCAAGGGTGTATCAGGAGGTAATATATGCAAAGTGTAAGGACAGGAACTGCTTAATAGTACTGCCAACGGGGTTAGGAAAAACTATAATTGCAATGATGATAGCTGATTACAGGCTTAGAAAGTACGGAGGAAAAGTTCTCATGCTCGCCCCCACGAAGCCATTAGTTCTACAACATGCAGAAACTTTCAGAAAGTTCTTTGCACTTCCATCCGATAAGATAGTTGCTTTGACTGGAGAGACAAGCCCAAATGAAAGGGCAAAGGCATGGGCCAAGGCTAAAGTAATTATTGCTACTCCTCAAACAATAGAAAATGACATTCTCGTTGGAAGAATAAGCCTTGAGGACGTTGTCCTCCTAATATTTGATGAGGCCCACAGAGCGGTTGGTAACTATGCCTATGTTTATATAGCTAAAGAGTATAGAACTCAGGCTAAGAATCCCCTAGTTATTGGTTTAACGGCTTCACCTGGTAGCACCCCTGAGAAGATAATGGAGGTTCTGGACAACTTAGGGATAGAGCACATAGAATATAGATCTGAAAATTCTCCTGACGTCAAACCTTACGTTCAAGGGATAAAATTTGAGTGGATTAAAGTTGAATTGCCCGAGCTATATAAGGAGGTTAGGAAGCTTCTGAGGGAGATGCTTAAAGACGCTCTAAGACCTCTTGCTGAAGCCGGCCTCATAGATTCCGCATCCCCCGATATCCCAAAAAAAGAAGTCCTGAAGGCTGGCCAGATAATAAACGAGGAGATGGCCAAGGGAAACCATGATCTAAGAAAGTTACTTCTCTTCCATGCAATGGCGCTTAAGTTACATCATGCCATAGAGCTTCTGGAGACCCAGGGACTTTCGGCTCTTAGGGTCTATTTAAAGAAACTTTATGAAGAGGCTAAATCTGGATCGACAAAGGCGAGTAAGGAACTATTCGCTGACAAGAGAATGAAAAAAGCTATTTCTCTCCTTGTTCAGGCGAGAGAAATAGGTTTGGATCATCCAAAGCTTGACAAGCTGAAAGATTTAATAAAGGATCAGCTAAAAAAGAAGCCATCTTCGAAGATAATCGTGTTTACTAACTATAGGGAGACGTCGAAAAAGATAGTTGAGGAGCTCTCCAGGGAAGGAATAAAATCTAAGAGATTTGTTGGCCAGGCTACTAAGGAGAACGATAAAGGAATGAGTCAGAGGGAACAGAAGCTGGTTTTGGATGAATTTTCTAGGGGTGAATTCAACGTTTTGGTGGCAACTAGCGTTGGTGAAGAGGGTTTGGATGTCCCTGAGGTGGATCTAGTGGTATTTTACGAACCCGTGCCCTCTGCAATTAGGAGTATTCAAAGGAGAGGAAGAACTGGAAGGCATAGGCCAGGAAGGGTTGTAATATTAATGGCGAAGGGCACTAGGGATGAGGCCTATTACTGGAGTTCAAGACAGAAGGAGAAGGTTATGCAAGAAACAATAAGGAAAGTAAGCCAGATGGTCAAAAAGCAAAGGCAAACTTCATTGGAGAGCTTTGTTAAAAAGCAGGAAGAAAAGAGGACATTGGAAGCTTGGCTTGAGAAGAGAAGCGAGGAGAAGAGTATAACAGAAAAGATAGAAAAGAGGGGAGTTAGGATAGTGGTGGATACGAGGGAGTTAAGGAGTGAAGTTGTGAAGAGGTTGAAAATGCTTGGTGTGTCTTTAGAATTCAAGACTCTCGACGTGGGGGATTATATAGTTAGTGAGGATGTCGCGATAGAAAGAAAATCTGCAAATGACTTCATTCAATCTATAATCGATGGGAGGTTATTTGATCAGGTAAAGAGACTTAAAGATGCGTATTCTCGGCCAATAATCATAATAGAGGGGCAATTATACGGAATTAGGAACGTTCATCCAAATGCAATAAGGGGTGCGATAGCCGCCGTTACCGTTGATTTTGGGGTCCCCGTAATATTCTCCTCAACACCTGAAGAGACAGCCCAGTATATTTATTTGATTGCCAAGAGAGAGCAGGAGGAGAAAGAGAAAGATGTAAGGATAAGAAGCGAGAAAAAAGCATTAACTCTAGCTGAAAGGCAGAGGTTAATAGTTGAGGGTCTTCCGCATGTCTCTGCAACCTTAGCTAAGAGATTATTGAGGCATTTTGGTAGCGTTGAGAGGGTATTCACCGCTAGTGTTCCGGAACTTATGAAAGTTGAGGGAATTGGTGAAAAAATAGCCAAAGAAATTAGAAAAGTTATAACAGCCCCTTACATTGAGGATGAATAA
- the pcc1 gene encoding KEOPS complex subunit Pcc1, with the protein MGRIVIEFPSKEVAEVVYKAVLYEHLSVPYRRSEIEFLLDDNRIILEIKATDSSAMRGTVNSYLRWIKVAMDAVEVE; encoded by the coding sequence ATGGGGAGAATAGTGATTGAGTTTCCTTCTAAGGAAGTTGCTGAGGTCGTTTACAAGGCTGTTTTATACGAGCACCTAAGTGTTCCTTATAGAAGGAGCGAAATTGAGTTCTTATTGGACGATAATAGGATAATTCTTGAAATAAAAGCAACTGATTCATCTGCAATGAGGGGAACTGTTAACTCTTACCTAAGATGGATTAAAGTTGCTATGGATGCAGTTGAGGTTGAGTGA
- a CDS encoding preprotein translocase subunit Sec61beta has protein sequence MAKEKTTLPPTGAGLMRFFDEDTRAVKISPKGAIALVLIFIMVEILLHVVGPKIFG, from the coding sequence ATGGCAAAGGAGAAGACAACACTACCTCCTACAGGAGCCGGTTTGATGAGATTCTTTGACGAAGACACAAGGGCAGTAAAAATAAGTCCAAAGGGAGCAATAGCATTAGTTTTGATATTCATAATGGTTGAAATACTGCTCCATGTTGTCGGGCCAAAGATATTTGGTTAA
- the rpl37A gene encoding 50S ribosomal protein L37Ae, producing MSGTKKVGSAGRFGPRYGLKIRRRVAAVEAKMRQKHVCPVCGRRAVKRISTGIWQCQKCGAVFAGGAYLPVTPAGKVAKRVVE from the coding sequence ATGAGCGGCACTAAAAAGGTAGGATCAGCTGGAAGATTTGGCCCTAGGTATGGTCTCAAGATTAGGAGAAGGGTTGCAGCAGTAGAGGCTAAGATGAGACAGAAGCACGTTTGTCCAGTGTGTGGAAGGAGGGCAGTTAAGAGGATAAGTACAGGAATATGGCAGTGCCAGAAGTGCGGTGCTGTATTTGCAGGTGGAGCATACCTTCCAGTTACCCCTGCTGGTAAGGTTGCCAAGAGAGTTGTAGAGTGA
- a CDS encoding DNA-directed RNA polymerase subunit P: MVEAIYRCAKCGREVRLDLSTTRDLRCPYCGSKILYKPRPRVPRRVKAI; this comes from the coding sequence ATGGTTGAAGCCATATATAGATGTGCTAAGTGTGGAAGGGAGGTAAGGTTAGATCTTTCCACCACAAGGGATCTCCGTTGCCCTTACTGCGGAAGCAAGATTCTCTATAAACCTAGGCCAAGAGTTCCAAGAAGGGTTAAGGCAATTTAG
- a CDS encoding OB-fold nucleic acid binding domain-containing protein — MKKRMPATRVYIKDILEGYFVKSEGDFEPNYLITRYGRKIYRAKIVGTVVREPLIAEDETYGKFQIDDGTGVIWVLGFRDDTKFAKLVKKGDLVQVIGKIAEWRDDKQILVEGVARVHPNMWILHRYEALKEKIEHIRKARIALEIYNQYGITAKSKVIAKNKGIDEELLETIDELYGIMMEQRAVEEPVEELLEEEIGEETEKEENELLEKAKKDILEILKQKKVAVSRKYIIKKLGDKYDEETIEDALAELLIDGEIYEPETGYYKLL, encoded by the coding sequence ATGAAGAAGAGGATGCCCGCGACTAGAGTTTATATTAAAGATATCCTCGAGGGGTACTTCGTCAAAAGTGAGGGAGATTTTGAGCCCAATTACCTGATAACGAGGTACGGGAGGAAGATATACAGGGCAAAGATAGTTGGAACAGTAGTTAGGGAACCCCTAATAGCTGAGGATGAAACTTACGGAAAGTTCCAGATAGATGATGGAACGGGTGTTATATGGGTTCTTGGATTTAGAGACGACACAAAGTTCGCAAAGCTAGTTAAAAAAGGAGACTTAGTTCAAGTTATAGGAAAGATAGCTGAATGGAGAGATGACAAGCAAATACTTGTCGAGGGTGTTGCAAGAGTTCATCCCAATATGTGGATACTGCACCGCTATGAGGCCTTAAAGGAGAAGATAGAGCACATAAGGAAGGCCAGGATAGCACTAGAGATATACAACCAGTACGGAATTACAGCAAAATCCAAGGTCATAGCCAAAAATAAGGGAATAGATGAGGAACTCCTCGAAACAATCGATGAGCTCTACGGGATAATGATGGAGCAGAGGGCCGTTGAAGAGCCTGTTGAAGAACTCTTAGAAGAGGAAATTGGAGAAGAGACTGAAAAAGAAGAGAACGAACTCTTAGAAAAGGCAAAGAAAGATATTCTGGAGATATTGAAGCAAAAGAAAGTTGCTGTTTCGAGGAAATACATAATAAAGAAGCTAGGGGACAAATATGACGAAGAGACAATTGAAGATGCCTTAGCAGAGCTACTAATCGATGGAGAAATCTATGAGCCAGAAACTGGGTACTATAAGTTGCTCTAG
- a CDS encoding bifunctional fructose-bisphosphatase/inositol-phosphate phosphatase, with the protein MSVKWWRRVALDIVHEVESNVMPLFGDPRASKTIAISPSGDETKLIDKIAEDSILAKLRKLGINIVSEEIGSINQGSKYTALVDPLDGSYNFISGIPFFAISVAIFEENQPIYAFIYEPITDRLFEGIPGKGAYLNGEKIRVREPIEKPAISFYTRGEGIEILNHVKRTRTLGAIALELAYLAMGALDGVVDIRRYVRPTDIAAGVIIAREAGALVKDSNGNDIVVSFSATEKLDIIAVNSQELLQTILSSIKR; encoded by the coding sequence ATGAGTGTGAAATGGTGGAGAAGGGTAGCTTTAGATATTGTCCACGAAGTTGAGAGTAATGTGATGCCACTATTTGGAGATCCAAGGGCTTCAAAAACCATAGCAATAAGCCCGAGTGGAGATGAGACTAAATTAATTGATAAAATTGCAGAAGATTCAATATTAGCGAAGCTCAGAAAGTTGGGGATAAATATAGTAAGCGAAGAAATTGGATCAATAAACCAAGGAAGCAAATATACTGCCCTGGTTGATCCTTTAGATGGTTCTTATAACTTCATATCCGGAATACCCTTTTTTGCAATTAGTGTTGCGATATTTGAAGAAAACCAGCCTATTTATGCCTTTATATATGAACCCATAACAGACAGATTGTTCGAGGGTATACCGGGAAAAGGTGCTTACCTAAATGGGGAAAAAATTAGGGTTAGAGAACCTATAGAAAAGCCAGCAATAAGCTTCTACACCCGAGGAGAAGGAATTGAGATACTTAATCACGTTAAGAGAACCAGAACTTTAGGTGCAATAGCACTTGAGCTGGCTTACCTAGCCATGGGTGCTCTCGATGGTGTTGTTGACATTAGGAGATACGTAAGGCCAACGGATATAGCAGCTGGGGTGATAATAGCTAGGGAAGCTGGAGCTTTAGTTAAAGACTCAAATGGAAATGATATCGTGGTTTCGTTTAGTGCAACTGAAAAGCTTGATATAATAGCCGTCAATAGCCAAGAACTCCTTCAGACGATATTATCCTCAATAAAAAGATAA
- a CDS encoding elongation factor EF-2: MGRREEMIAKIKELMLQPERIRNIGIAAHIDHGKTTLSDNLLAGAGMISEELAGKQLVLDFDEQEQARGITINAANVSMVHNYEGKDYLINLIDTPGHVDFGGDVTRAMRAIDGVIIVVDAVEGVMPQTETVVRQALREYVKPVLFINKVDRLIRELKLTPQQMMERFSKIIMDVNRLIQRYAPEEYKKKWMVRVEDGSVAFGSAYYNWALSVPFMQRTGVKFNEIIDLTLKGDNKTLRQKAPLHVVVLDMVVRHLPNPIEAQKYRIPHLWQGDINSDIGQAMLNCDPKGKMVMVVTKIIIDKHAGEVATGRVWSGTVKSGMEVYLINTKRKARIQQVGIYMGPERINMDAVPAGNIVAVTGLRDAMAGETVAQEPIEPFEALHYVSEPVVTVAIEAKNVKDLPRLIEALRQLAKEDPTLHVKIDEETGQHLLSGMGELHLEVKLHKLKRDWGIDIEVSEPIVVYRESITKPSPMVEGKSPNRHNRFYIVVEPMPDEIYNAIKEGIIPEGRVRNPKEVAKKLAELGMDYDIARGIVDVYNGNMFLDNTKGIQYLNEVMDLLIDGFHQAMDEGPLAREPVMKVIVRLLDAQVHEDNVHRGPAQIYPAIRTAIHCAMMKAGPVLYEPYQKVIINIPYEYMGAVSREISQRRGQLVDMKQEGEVMTIIAEAPVAEMFGFAGAIRSATSGRALWSTEHAGFKRVPNELAMQIIRQIRQRKGLNPEPPTEKDICPMF; the protein is encoded by the coding sequence ATGGGTAGGAGAGAGGAAATGATTGCAAAGATTAAGGAACTCATGCTCCAGCCTGAAAGAATAAGAAATATAGGAATAGCTGCTCACATTGACCACGGTAAAACAACACTGAGTGATAATCTGCTGGCTGGGGCTGGAATGATCAGCGAAGAGCTGGCTGGAAAGCAGCTTGTCTTGGATTTCGACGAACAAGAGCAGGCAAGAGGTATCACAATTAACGCAGCAAACGTTTCTATGGTTCACAACTACGAAGGTAAGGATTACCTGATTAACCTCATTGACACTCCTGGACACGTTGATTTTGGTGGTGACGTTACGAGGGCTATGAGAGCAATTGACGGTGTTATCATTGTGGTTGATGCTGTAGAGGGAGTAATGCCACAGACAGAGACCGTTGTAAGGCAGGCTCTTAGGGAATACGTTAAGCCGGTATTGTTCATTAACAAGGTTGATAGATTAATCAGAGAGCTCAAGCTCACACCCCAGCAGATGATGGAAAGGTTCTCCAAGATAATCATGGATGTTAACAGGTTAATTCAGAGGTACGCCCCAGAAGAGTACAAGAAGAAGTGGATGGTGAGGGTTGAAGACGGTAGCGTTGCGTTTGGTTCAGCCTACTACAACTGGGCTCTAAGCGTTCCATTCATGCAGAGGACGGGAGTTAAGTTCAATGAGATAATCGACCTGACCCTGAAGGGAGACAACAAGACCCTAAGACAGAAGGCTCCGCTCCACGTGGTTGTTCTTGATATGGTAGTTAGGCACCTTCCAAACCCAATTGAGGCCCAGAAATACAGAATTCCACACCTCTGGCAGGGAGACATAAACAGCGACATTGGACAGGCAATGCTCAACTGTGATCCAAAGGGTAAAATGGTAATGGTTGTCACCAAGATAATCATTGACAAGCACGCTGGAGAAGTTGCAACTGGAAGAGTTTGGAGCGGTACTGTAAAGAGCGGTATGGAAGTGTACCTCATCAACACCAAGAGGAAGGCTAGAATCCAGCAGGTCGGTATTTACATGGGTCCAGAGAGAATCAACATGGATGCAGTTCCAGCTGGAAATATAGTTGCTGTCACTGGTCTCAGGGATGCAATGGCTGGTGAAACTGTTGCACAGGAGCCAATTGAGCCATTCGAAGCTCTCCACTACGTCAGCGAGCCAGTAGTTACAGTTGCCATTGAGGCAAAGAATGTTAAAGACCTTCCAAGGCTTATTGAGGCTCTCAGACAGTTGGCTAAGGAAGATCCAACACTTCACGTTAAGATAGATGAAGAGACTGGCCAGCACCTCTTGAGCGGTATGGGAGAGCTCCACCTAGAAGTTAAGCTTCACAAGCTGAAGAGAGACTGGGGAATTGACATAGAGGTATCGGAGCCAATAGTTGTCTATAGAGAGAGCATAACCAAGCCAAGTCCAATGGTTGAAGGTAAGTCACCAAACAGGCACAACAGGTTCTACATTGTAGTTGAGCCAATGCCAGATGAGATCTACAATGCAATCAAAGAGGGAATAATTCCGGAGGGTAGGGTTAGGAATCCAAAGGAAGTTGCAAAGAAGCTTGCAGAACTTGGAATGGATTATGACATCGCTAGAGGTATAGTGGACGTTTACAACGGTAACATGTTCCTTGACAACACCAAGGGTATCCAGTACCTCAACGAGGTTATGGATTTGCTAATCGATGGATTCCACCAAGCAATGGATGAGGGACCACTTGCAAGGGAACCAGTAATGAAGGTTATAGTTAGACTCCTAGATGCTCAGGTTCACGAGGACAACGTCCACAGAGGTCCAGCCCAAATTTATCCAGCAATTAGAACTGCAATTCACTGTGCAATGATGAAGGCAGGCCCAGTTCTCTATGAACCCTACCAGAAGGTTATCATCAACATACCTTACGAATACATGGGTGCCGTTAGCAGAGAGATAAGCCAGAGGAGAGGACAGCTTGTTGACATGAAGCAAGAAGGAGAGGTCATGACAATAATTGCTGAGGCCCCAGTAGCTGAGATGTTCGGATTCGCAGGTGCCATAAGAAGTGCAACAAGCGGTAGAGCACTATGGAGCACCGAACATGCAGGATTCAAGAGAGTTCCAAATGAGCTTGCAATGCAGATAATCAGGCAGATTAGACAGAGGAAAGGTCTCAACCCAGAACCACCGACTGAGAAGGATATTTGTCCAATGTTCTGA